GTCGGCGGCAGTTGCCTCGAACGCATCCACGGGTTCGTTATACCAGCCTGTCACGGTATACTGCAAAGATGAAACAGGGTCGATAGTCCCCTGGCCACACGCTCAGGACGCCACCTTTCAGTCATGGCGCCACGTCCATTATAGCGACGGGGAGTCACCACTTTCCCGCATCGCCGAGTTATTCAATGTCAACCACTTCATCGTATCGCAAGCGCGGCCGTATCTCATTCCATTCCTGGGCCCGGACCTGAGCATGTTAGACCGCCATCAGACAGGCCAATGGAACATCACACGGCCGCTGATGCGCCTGGTCGTCGCGGAGCTCCGCCACCGACTTCGCCAACTGGACTACCTCGGTCTCCTGCCTCAAATCATCGGCCGGCTCCTCATCGAAGAGACAATCCCAGGATCCAACCTCACGCTCGTTCCCGATCTATCTCTGAGCGACTTTACGAAGCTTCTACAGAACCCGAGCAAGGACAATTTGGCATACTGGATCTTGAAGGGCGAGAGGGGCGTATGGCCGGCCATCAGCGCGCTCAAGGTTCGCTGTGTGGTCGAGATCGAGCTCGACAAGGGGTATCAGCGCGTGCGGCGACGGCGGCCGAGCGAGAGCGTCGCGTTGCACCGGCGTGGTCCGAATGAAGGTGTACCCAGGAGACGAAGGGGGTATAGTATAGACAACGGACGGGATCTGAGCAGTTTGCTTGGGAGTGCGGATTATCAGCCAGATATGCTGAATTCATGATAGGACGGGGGTCGTAGATGAATTTTATCCACAAGGTGATTGTCAGTCTACCCACAAGCAGGAGAGCTGTGCATTACCCTACCAATGAAAGGAAGGCCAGTTGGCGTGTACAATACGCATTGTAATCAATTATCTGGAAATACTATGGCGTTATAAGTGATTACAAATTACCAAGAAAGACAGACATGCGTAAGTGTTGATCCCGACTAAGAAATTCGGATGATACCAATATTTTCAAAGTCCATCAGACTCCGGGGGTCCTTTATATGCTACAGGGAGCGGACAACGAATGAGCAAACGTCCCATAGATACGCGAAGCAGACAGCAAACTCACATTTCCGTGCATATACAGCATACCAAGCGGCCGCGATGGCCAGGAAACCCACAAAGACGACGGACGCATAATTCATCGAGACCCTCGTAACGGGCAGTACGGTCGGCATGCTGAACAAGACTAGTTCGAAGCCGATCCAGCACAGGGCCACGATGTTGACGATGGGACCGACGACGGGCCCACAGTTCCACAGGGCCTTGGAGACCTCTGTGCGGCCGTGCcggaggctgaggaagatggGGATGGCGTAGGCGACGGCGAGAGCGATGACGCCGACGGAGACAAAGGCGGTAAAGGCGCTGGAGCTGCCGAGGTTGATGAGACCGAGAAGCATCTGGATGACGGTGAGTAGGAGGAGGGACCAGACGGGGACCCCTAGGCGGGGGTCGACGCGGGCCCAGAGGCTGGCGAGCGGAATGGCATCGTCGCGGGCGAAGGCCCAGGTGGAGCGCGAGGCGGCTACGGTAATACTGATGGAGCAGAAGAGcgtgatgacgaggacgagggtGGTCAGCGCGAGGGCGCCGCCGGGGCTGCCCATGACCCGGTGAAAGATGTAGGGAAGGGCCTGGGCGGCGGGGGCCGTAAGGACGTCTTTCAGTGGAGGTAGAGTGAAACAGatggggaggatgaagaagatgcccGCCAGACCTCCGACGGGGACGCAAAGGCTGATGGCCCGGGGCACGTGGACTGCGGGATGGGCACACTCCTCTGCCATGGAGGAGACCATGCCGATGGCAGAGAACGTGTAGGCGGCGGGTAAAAGTCCGATAAAGAAGGTGAAGCCGCCCCAGCCAGAGAGGCTCTCATCGTAGTGGCCCAAAGCGTAGGCCGCGCTGTGTCTGCCTGCGTCGGCCTTGACGGACAATGCAATGAGactgatgaggatggtgagTGCGGTGAAGGTGGCACACGCGATGTCGACCTGGGGAAGGTAGCGGTTGCCAAACGTGCAGATGAAGAACGAACCTATGCAGATGGCGTAAAAGATTAACAGGAGCTGCCAGTCCGTAGCGGCCCAGCCCGGATGGTACATCGAGACGGTGGCCGAGACCAGCGATGCGAAGCCAAAGTTGACGGAAAGCGTGATGGTCCAGTTGCCGACCAGCCAGATCCAACCGTTGATAAACGATAGCACCGTCTTGGAGCTCCTTGAAATCTGAAACGACCAATAGTAAGGGCCTGCAGAGGTCGGCCAGCGAGATGCGAGCTCAGCCAAGGACAACGCTACACATTCATCGAGAACACAGACCATGATCCAGCCGACGAAGATCGACAGAGGACCCCCGCCGTAGATGGCATTGAGTAGAGGACTTCCCTCTCCGTAGGGAATGGCAGCAATGGCCAGGGTCTGGAAGAGCAAAGTGAGAACGGAGCGGTTCCGATGGAGCTCCTGCTTGTACCCTAGACGGTCGAGTCCTTCGCCTTCCTGGATGCTGCCGGTCTCAGGATCAacatcttccttgctctgcgCACTGCTGGACCGATCGGGTAGTTTGGAATCTGCTTCGACACCCATGCCGAAGGACGAATTCTACAATGAGCACTGCAGACGTATCAAGTGGTCCTTATGAAAGAAAGGCCGAGGTCCTGTGCTGATAATCAAGTCACCAAGGCAGGTGTAATTTATTACCCAGAGCTAGCTGGTTGCTCGCAATTCCAGCATGCATGGATACTTCTTTCCCGGGGGGTAACACAACTGATAAGACGCATCGAATCATCACAATTCGAGCCAATATCCGATGTTGAAAACCCTGCTCCCGCCCATTCTAGATTACAAGCGGGGAAGGGATATGGTATACCCATTGGGAACGCGAGACGTAACAGTGATCGCAAAATAAGCACGTCGCGTATCATAATCTATGATTAGACGGGGTCATCCCTTATAATAGAGTCCGATGGAATCGTGATACAAGGTGCTGGACAATCAATCCATGGAGCTTTCACGCATTGTCCACTTTGCTTTGACACTGGTAGAGCTGCTCACACCTCTCAGCTCTGCAACTCCATCCCCTGTAAGCCAGCCTGGGTCAACCAAAGCAAAGCGATGGTCCCTCGACATATCGCATGGTCAATTAATCATTGCAGCGAtaagagagagagaggttCAGCAGTAGTAAGATAAGGCCTGGGACAGCTCGAGACTCTCAGCAAGCATCTGGATACTGAATGCAGCCGTTGACTTAGCCCGATGCAGTAAGGGAATCCGTTTGATGATGTCTATTAGACTTTCTTCAACGATCATCGCTTAGCTATTGGATGTTTTTTTTGCCAGTCAAGAGCCACATCGTGAGGGGTCTTCAGTATCATCCCCGCATCACCGAAGGAGCCATCCCGTGTGGGGAAATAATACCTTGacgctgaggaagaaggacaaaCAAGAAATCATGAACGGGGACAGAAGCTTGACTAGAGTTGTCTTTGTTGGAAAGTGGTGCGTGTATGTGTGGAGGTGGGTGATGAATGGATGAAGTAGTAATGTTGGGGACTGGAGAAATTTGCTCTTCCTTAAGTGACTAGTTCGTCCTTCACCCTTCAGAGTGCAACTTC
The DNA window shown above is from Aspergillus fumigatus Af293 chromosome 1, whole genome shotgun sequence and carries:
- a CDS encoding putative amino acid permease, whose product is MGVEADSKLPDRSSSAQSKEDVDPETGSIQEGEGLDRLGYKQELHRNRSVLTLLFQTLAIAAIPYGEGSPLLNAIYGGGPLSIFVGWIMVCVLDECVALSLAELASRWPTSAGPYYWSFQISRSSKTVLSFINGWIWLVGNWTITLSVNFGFASLVSATVSMYHPGWAATDWQLLLIFYAICIGSFFICTFGNRYLPQVDIACATFTALTILISLIALSVKADAGRHSAAYALGHYDESLSGWGGFTFFIGLLPAAYTFSAIGMVSSMAEECAHPAVHVPRAISLCVPVGGLAGIFFILPICFTLPPLKDVLTAPAAQALPYIFHRVMGSPGGALALTTLVLVITLFCSISITVAASRSTWAFARDDAIPLASLWARVDPRLGVPVWSLLLLTVIQMLLGLINLGSSSAFTAFVSVGVIALAVAYAIPIFLSLRHGRTEVSKALWNCGPVVGPIVNIVALCWIGFELVLFSMPTVLPVTRVSMNYASVVFVGFLAIAAAWYAVYARKCEFAVCFAYLWDVCSFVVRSL